The Chryseobacterium oranimense genome contains the following window.
GTTTTTGGAATGGTAGGTCCTATGAAATTAATTTCCCAGTTTCTTTCGAGGACTTTAAAGTTGCCTTCGGTCTTCATTGCCATTTCTTTATTATCATCAGACCACATGACAAAATTATTGTGATCAAAAAGACTAGGGTTTTCTACATTGGTCTTTTTGATATCTGTTTTTCCGATCGTTAGGAACTGATCTTCCTGATTGGAAGATTGTTTTTGATACAGCTCATTTCCATCATCACGACCCAATCCGGTAGGTCTGTATTTGAATTCTTTATGTTTTTCAGGATCCCAGATTACTTTTTCATCACTGCTGTAATACTTACCTTTTTCCAAAGAAATTCCATACTTGATCGAGAGGTAAGAGTGGATTTTATTAAGATCCATTTTTCTGGCTCTTCTTGGGATGAAAATCATTTCATAAAGATTACGGTCTTCCAGCTTTATTTTAATGCTGTCTGGTTTTCCGTATGGTTTCTCAGCATTATCTGTAAAAGTAAAAATACTTGGCCTTTTACGGATTTTGATATTTTTATCCGCCTTTTTCTTTTCATAAATATTGTTACTCAAAGAAATCTCCCGCCCTTCATTCTCCCATATCTTCTCATCTTCCCTGGAAGTATGGACAAGACTCAGGGTATGACTCTTATTTTTACTGTGTTTAATATATTTTTTAAGGATCTTATCCTTAATTCCATAATGGAAGTTAAGCAGATTCTCATCTTTTAAATTAGATGCTTCACGAAGGGTTAGCCTTGACTTTTCCCATATCTGGACATCAGATCCAACCAATTGGGAATAAGCACTGGCCGAATATAGCAATACCAGTAAAGCCGCCGTTTTACGGCACAGAAATTTTGACATAATAATTGGAATTATGTGGAACATTAAAAGAAATGAAGTATAACAATCTTAAGTTCTAAGATTGTGGTAATAGTTTGGAAAACTATCGTTTATCAGGTAAAAAAGTCTTCTTAGTTTTCATAGGTTTCTTAGTGTTTTTGGTTATTTAAATTCAAATTTATAAAAAAAAATAACATATCATAAAGAAAACATAAAAAATATAAAAAAATGTTAACAAATATTCACATTACTGAATATCAACACATTCTGTTTATTCCCGTATTGGTGCATAAATACTGCTTTATTGGCAAATTAATATCTGTATACAATTTAAATTTGACGATACATAAACTTTCAATAAATGAAATTTATCAAGTCGCTTATTAAATTTTTACTTTGATTTTGCTGTACATTTGAAATATGAAAAAGTTGGAATCAAGAGAAGATATTGAACACCTTGTGAATTCATTTTATGCGAAAGTCGTTAAAGATGAAACGATCGGTTTTTTCTTTAATGATGTGGCCAAAGTAAATTGGGACAGGCATCTTCCGAAAATGTATTCATTCTGGGAATCTATCCTTTTTGGGCAGATGAGCTACAAAGGAAATCCTATGGGCGTTCATTTTCCGATTAATGAGATTCAGGCAATGGAACAAAAACATTTTGACCGCTGGCTTGAACTCTGGAAAACAACGGTTGAAGATAATTTCGTCGGAGAAAATGCCGACATGGCTATTTATAAATCCGAAAACATCGCCAAGCTGATGGCCTTCAAAATGGAGCTTGCGAGAAGGCTGTAATTCGGGCTGTGGGATTCGGGTTACGAGTTTTATAGAGTACGGGGTTGGGTTCGGGATGTAAAAAATAATCAGGGAACAATAACGGTAAAAATATAGGCTGCAAGGTTGACCAGTAAAACGGTTCCGTACAAAACGTTCGTTTTTCCCCGGCTTAAAGAAAGCATTACTATAAATACAGACAGGGAAAGCAGAATAATATCCTTTTTATCAAGCCCCAATACCAATGGAATATCATAGACGATACATACAACTGATACTGCAGGGATTGTAAGCCCGATACTTGCTAAAGCTGATCCTAGTGCCAGATTTAAGCTGGATTGTATCTGGTTACTTCTCGCTGCACGAATAGCAGCTACTCCTTCAGGAAGGAGAACAACTCCTGCAATAATTACCCCTACCAGGGATTTCGGGGCACCAATGCTCTGCACCATATTTTCAATGGTTCCGGAAAGGCCTTTGGCCATCAGTACAACAATAATCAGGCATACCACCAGAAAGCCAAAGCTGATCAGTGTTTTTTTCAGTGAAGGGATATAATGCTCTTCAGGATGTTCATCAGGAACAATAAAGTAACTTCTGTGACGTACGGTCTGCACCATCAGGAAAATACCATAAATTACCAGACATGCAATAGAAATGAAAATGAGCTGAGCTTCGTTATAGAAAGGTCCGTTGACGCTTGATGTAAAATTGGGAAGGACGAGGGTAAGCACAAGAATTGAAACAATACTTACCAGATAAGTGGTAGCTGAAGTTCTTGCAAAGAACTGTTCATGGTATTTTACACCACCTACCAGGATGCAGATCCCCAGAATTCCGTTAAGAATAATCATGACGGCTGCAAAAACAGTATCTCTGGCCAGCGTGATCGCCTGATCTCCGCCGGCTACCATCAGCGAGATGATAAGCGCCACTTCAATAATAGTGATACAGAGTGCAAGAATAATGGTTCCGAACGGCTCGCCTACTTTATGGGCTACCACTTCTGCGTGATGTACTGCAGATAAGACACTTCCGGTAAGAAGAATCCCTGCAATAATGTCATACAACACCCCGGTTCCCATTAATCCGGAAAAATAATACCCCACAGCCAGAACAGGGAAAATATACGTATAATGTAAAAATTCTTTTAATCTCATAAAGCGTCTACAAAATACAAAAAATCTATTAAATTTAAAATATCAAAAGAAAATATTAATAATATTTTAATCCGAATCAATCTGTTTTTGTCTGCATAATGTAAGGAAGCCGGAAGTTTGGAGAGGGAAGTTATTGAAGTCATTCAAAGATGACTGTGACCCCTTTTATCCTTCTAAAATGCTTCATTAAATTATGATCGTAATAGTTTAAATGCTCAATACTAACTTCCAGCCTCCCTCTTCCCGCTTCCCTCTTAGTGCATCCACAGGTTAAAATCCAGAAAATCCGTCAGCATATGAAACAAAAGACCAACGGCTATAATTCTGATATTTCCTTTAAAAAACAGCAGCAAAAAATACACCGCAATGGCATAGTAGGAATGTAAAATATGAAAACCAATACTATTTCTTGATGGATCAAAAACAGGATTGGCAAAAATATGGTCCAGATCCACCAGCATGGTAGCCAGCATAATGCAATAAGCCTTCTTCCAGTTTTCCCGGAAAAAAATCAGCGCAATGAAAACCGGGAAAACCAGATGTAAAAAATAATGGGTGCATGTTTTCAGCAGTGCAATGTCAGGTAGAGCCATTCATATTTATATTTTAGGATTGCAGATTTACCATCTCAAAATCAGTGGTAATTCTCCTTTCTTAGCTTTGATATTTACCCAATAGTTCTCTCCTTTATTTCCGTAGAATATATATTCAATATCAGAAAGGATTTTTTTCTCCGTTGAGGTTAAAGTGCTTAATGAAGCCAGCAACAGCGGACTGTTTCTGATGATGAAATAGTTTTCCTTAAGTTTTGGAGATAGTGGTATGGGCTTCCGGGTA
Protein-coding sequences here:
- a CDS encoding DUF6122 family protein; the protein is MALPDIALLKTCTHYFLHLVFPVFIALIFFRENWKKAYCIMLATMLVDLDHIFANPVFDPSRNSIGFHILHSYYAIAVYFLLLFFKGNIRIIAVGLLFHMLTDFLDFNLWMH
- a CDS encoding group III truncated hemoglobin — protein: MKKLESREDIEHLVNSFYAKVVKDETIGFFFNDVAKVNWDRHLPKMYSFWESILFGQMSYKGNPMGVHFPINEIQAMEQKHFDRWLELWKTTVEDNFVGENADMAIYKSENIAKLMAFKMELARRL
- a CDS encoding T9SS type A sorting domain-containing protein; translation: MSKFLCRKTAALLVLLYSASAYSQLVGSDVQIWEKSRLTLREASNLKDENLLNFHYGIKDKILKKYIKHSKNKSHTLSLVHTSREDEKIWENEGREISLSNNIYEKKKADKNIKIRKRPSIFTFTDNAEKPYGKPDSIKIKLEDRNLYEMIFIPRRARKMDLNKIHSYLSIKYGISLEKGKYYSSDEKVIWDPEKHKEFKYRPTGLGRDDGNELYQKQSSNQEDQFLTIGKTDIKKTNVENPSLFDHNNFVMWSDDNKEMAMKTEGNFKVLERNWEINFIGPTIPKTDYKVRINKKIINPDSLPLVYWMFLKNSAGELTKVQGVENENYIDFSKVDFYKEKGGIFDHFTFAVSPLRGANNDNEINSGSSSVSEDQLTLDIDKIVLYPNPVKKGQSFMIRFPEMENLSVAIYDGGGRLVKLEKIDHHARSYNSSLDIQSSYLVSLTQNGKIIKTFKLIVD
- a CDS encoding calcium:proton antiporter, translating into MRLKEFLHYTYIFPVLAVGYYFSGLMGTGVLYDIIAGILLTGSVLSAVHHAEVVAHKVGEPFGTIILALCITIIEVALIISLMVAGGDQAITLARDTVFAAVMIILNGILGICILVGGVKYHEQFFARTSATTYLVSIVSILVLTLVLPNFTSSVNGPFYNEAQLIFISIACLVIYGIFLMVQTVRHRSYFIVPDEHPEEHYIPSLKKTLISFGFLVVCLIIVVLMAKGLSGTIENMVQSIGAPKSLVGVIIAGVVLLPEGVAAIRAARSNQIQSSLNLALGSALASIGLTIPAVSVVCIVYDIPLVLGLDKKDIILLSLSVFIVMLSLSRGKTNVLYGTVLLVNLAAYIFTVIVP